A portion of the Leifsonia sp. EB41 genome contains these proteins:
- a CDS encoding lactococcin 972 family bacteriocin, with protein MKILTKALATTAVAGALIAGGATAAHATTVSVEGGTWDYGVTGKYTYSNYQHNSRDHKATACGAGCDYAGWAKPRVAAKAQAISAIGGNTAFYDVK; from the coding sequence ATGAAGATCTTGACGAAAGCGCTCGCCACGACAGCGGTAGCGGGAGCGCTCATCGCAGGCGGTGCCACCGCTGCGCACGCCACGACTGTGTCCGTCGAGGGCGGAACGTGGGACTACGGAGTAACCGGCAAGTACACCTACTCGAACTACCAGCACAACTCTCGTGACCACAAGGCAACAGCCTGTGGCGCCGGGTGCGACTATGCCGGTTGGGCGAAGCCCCGTGTGGCGGCCAAGGCTCAGGCGATCTCCGCCATCGGCGGGAACACCGCGTTCTACGACGTCAAGTAG